In Anopheles arabiensis isolate DONGOLA chromosome 2, AaraD3, whole genome shotgun sequence, the genomic window ctgCATATCAGTTGTGCAATATAGTGAAATCGGAAGACGGTCGAAAGCTGTGCATGCAGTGTATAAAGCGGAGAGATGTGAAGAAGACGTTctttgaggttttttttgcgtgtgtcGTCCGGTTGATAGTCAAACGTTCTAACCGTTTCTCTCAAAATCGAAGCCAGGCACACACGGAGCCTACCCCGGGGTTGCGATGGCAACAGCCGGTGTGTGTAtggaaagtgaaaacaaatcGAGTCGCTagtagttattttttctttttggcagCATTGGGGAGAATGAAGAATGCCAAGGGAAACCCGAACAACAAGCGGACCGGCTGGCTGGGCAAGTTTTATTGATTGCGACCTTCTGTACCCGCGCCGTGTTGCTGTGTGTATCGTGCGGTGCGTGCCTGTTCGTTCGAAATACAATCCACAGGTTGAACTCGCAAAACAGTGAAACTGTAGTGTGCACGATTTCACACGGACAGCATAAATCCATTGCCAAGGTCTGGGCCTCCTGGGTGGCTGGAGTCTTCGTGCTGGATGTTCGTGTCAGTTGCGTAATACATGTTGTGCCGGGAAAGCATACTCCTTTAtgctccatcatcatcatcaacatcatcctAATCGCAGTTCACTTATCGCTGCGCTTTGGCAGCGTGCATGGATTTGATTTGTATCATTTTATTCCCACGTCAAGCGCGATAAAGTAtgttttagctctttttttgctcattttctAAAATTGTTCGCTTCGCTCGTAAATAAACGTTTAAGTGGCGCTAAACGAAGCCGCCTCAGTCATCAGTCATCGGTCCGTGGGAGACGCGGTACGGATGGCGCGGTTTAGGCAATATGCCAATCCAATTCATCGTTCGCTCTCTCGCACACCATCCGCGTCTTACTCGGGCAAGAGCAAAGCTGAAAAATGTGTCTTGTCACGATTTGTGCCCCCCTGCTTTGCATCATAACGCCACCCGGCGCGAACCGTTGCGCTCGGGGAACGTTACGTGTACTGCGAGAGCGTGCTGGGTCTCTATGCAGCCTTACCCAGCTCTCTATTGAATGAGAACTGATGGTAGTTAAATGCTGTGGAACTTTGTGACTGATGTTTGTAGCAACCGATTTCCTGTCCTCTTGTCCTTGCCAGTGCGCACAGCCGTGCTAGTGGAATGGAACGCTGTGAATTGTTCCGTCCTTCGCTAGATACATATTTGTGGGGGTAAATAGGCAGGCACTTGTTGCACTATCGAGTTGAgaacaacacagcacaacgAGCGAACGGTTGAGTTGCTGGAGATAAGATGTCTAGTACCTAGCACTTTATTTAGCAAACTAAAAAGGGCTTGAAATGTACTGCagtatttaatatattttcccATTCTTTTCATTTTAGATTTTCAAAGTGTTCTCTGAACTCTGAACCTGTTCTGTATCGGACCCTAGCGCTCAACGCGTGTCACACTAAATCCAAAACACCGACgttccaccaaccaaccaaccaaccgaccgaccaggACACACCAGGATGGGTTTGCTAAGCGAAGGCAGTCCTCTGACGTGGGATGAAACGAAGGCGCTGGCACAGCACGTCCGCGAGCATGGCATCGAGCAGTTTATCAATCTGTTCGCGCGCCTCAAAGACCGCCAGGGCGACGTGCTGAAGTGGGGCGACGAGGTGGAGTACATAATCGTCCGGTTCGACGATAAGCAGCGCGCGGTCCAGGTATCGCTGCGGGCGCAAGAAATTCTGGCCAAGCTGAACGAAAAGGAAGCGGCCGATCCACAAGGTaagcaaaaatcaacaaaaaatgaagggAAAATGATGATGGATGAGGTGATTGACGCAGATGCATTCGTGTCTGCGccaccgaaaccgaaccgtGTGGAGTGCTGCATCGAAGCAAGCAGGCGGCGGCAAAAACAATGATCTATCGCGCAAGATACGGAACACGTGATCGGAGCGCTATCACGTTCGAAACGTGCCGCTTGCTGTGTGTGCTTCCTAGTGGTGTGGCGATACGAGTGAGATAAAACCGACTTGTCCGCTAAATCGTTCACATTCCGGAGCCCGGTGGGAGgaatgggatgggatgggaatGGCTGAAATGAAATACGGCGTATTATGTTTCGTGATCGTGACATTGTTTCCTGCTTCCTTCCCATTCCAGGAGTCAAATCACTGTGGCGTCCCGAGTACGGTGCGTACATGATCGAAGGTACGCCCGGCAAGCCGTACGGTGGTCTGCTGGCGCACTTCAACGTGGTCGAGGCAAACATGCGCTATCGGCGCATGGAGGTCGCTGCCCTGCTGCCGGAGAACGAGTTCGTCATGTCGATCACCAGCTTCCCGCGGCTGGGATGTCCGCGCTTCACGTTCCCACCGGCGGTACCGACGCCGGACGATGAGGCGTGCGCGGCCCGGTCGAACTTTTTCCCCGACGAAGCCATCTTCCCGGGCCATCCGCGGTTCAAGACGCTGACGCGCAACATTCGCCAGCGGCGGGGCGAGAAGGTGTCGATCAACTTGCCGATCTACCCGGATCGTGATACGCAAACGCCGGTCGAGGGCAGCATACCGTCCCACCCGAGCCACGTGCACATGGACGCGATGGGCTTCGGTAtgggttgctgctgtttgcagCTCACGTTCCAGGCGTGCAACATTAGCGAGGCGCGCACACTGTACGACCAGCTGACGCCGATGTGCCCAATAATGCTCGCGCTGACGGCGGCCAGTCCGGCGTACCGTGGCTTCCTCACCGATGTGGACTGCCGGTGGAACGTGATCTCGGCCTCGGTCGATTGCCGCACGCGGGAGGAGCGTGGCGAGGAGCCGCTGAAGAACGATCGGTTCCGCATTTACAAGTCACGCTACGATTCGATCGATTCTTACCTCTCGCCGGCGGGAGAGAAGTACGTAAAGGCGAGAGCGATTTTTTCATCTCCAAAAAGGGTCTGCTAACGGTAATGTTTCCTCCCATCCATCCACAGATACAACGATGTGCCTTTGGTGCTGGACGAGACGCTGTACAAGCGGCTGCGCGAGGGCGACATCGACCATCTGCTGGCGCAGCACATTGCGCATCTGTTCATACGCGACTCGGTGTCGCTGTTCAGCGAGAAGGTGCACCAGAACGACCGGGAGGACACGGACCACTTCGAGAACATCCAGTCGACCAACTGGCAGACGATGCGGTTCAAGCCCCCGCCGCCCAACTCCCCGATCGGGTGGCGCGTCGAGTTCCGGCCGTGCGAGGCCCAGCTGACCGACTTCGAGAATGCGGCGATCGTGTGCTTCGTCGTGCTGCTGACGCGCGTCATCCTCTCGTACCAGCTGGACTTCCTGATCCCGATCAGCAAGGTGGACGAAAACATGCAAAACTCGCAGAAGCGGGGCGCGGTGCTGACGGAGCGCTTTTGGTTTAAGAAAAACATCACCGCCATACCGCCGGAGGAAGGGCGAGCGGACGGTGCAGCATCACAAGCCGAGCAGCGGCAGAATGGCACCGCGGACGAGGCAGCGACGTCGGAGGCGCCCGCGGACGAGTACGAGCTGATGACGATCGATCAGATCATCAATGGGAAGGGCACGTTCCCGGGCCTGGTGCCGCTGATCAACAGCTACCTCGGGTCGATGGACGTGGACGCCGATACGCACTGCACGATCCAGCAGTACCTGAAGCTGATCCAGAAGCGTGCGTCCGGCGAGCTGATGACGACGGCCAGCTGGATACGGCAGCAGGTCGTTTCCCATCCCGAGTACAAGTAAGTGTGCTGGCGGGAGGGCGACTTTAACGGTCACACTCGTTTAACATTCCCCTCTTCCCATTCCCAGGCACGATTCCGTCATCAGCGAGGGCAATTGTTACGATCTGCTGCGAAAGGCGAAGGACATACAGGACGGTGTGCTGGCCTGCCCGGAGCTGCTCGGCAACAACATCAACTCGAAAACGACGGACAACATTCCGGCCGCGATTGAGAAGCATCTCACCAAGCGATGTTAGTAGTTAAGtagtcgtcgttgtcgttgagTTTTAGCGAGTGCGATAATGCCGTGAAACCGTTCGGCTAATCTACTTACACGCTCTGCCTCCTCTCCCCCATTGCCCTAACTTAACTAAAGTCACCGAAAAGGGAACagcaatggtggtggtggtggtggtctcACACATGTTGGAGGGTGATTTTCGTGTGCCGGGAgcgaaccaaaacaaaacgggaaGGGAGAAAACCGTTTCCGTTTTCTTCTCTGGCGCGCCAAACACCGAATGCGGGTATTTCAATGTTCAATGTCAGCAGGCTCGTTCAAGCAGCGGTTGTCGAGGACGAATAACACGGCTGCACGGGATAAGGAATGCAATTCTTGTTCCTCACAACGCCGTACAGCAAATGCATTTCCCATTTGGAGGGGAGACAGACAGACGACACCCCGGAAGGTAACAAACCCCTGGTTTTGCAAGCAAACCCGCCAAAAACAGGGCCAGATTGCGAGGGGGAAAAGTTgtgctgtttcttttttattattattgttctaTTATTATCTTTATGATTTGCTGATTGTTCaaataggtgtgtgtgtgcttcacaTGGTGTTGTTAAGAGAAGAAAGTATGGCACAAGGTAGCATACGTTTTACAAAGTAAGGTTAGacagtttgtttgttaagTTTACGTTgcaatgatattttttatgtatCGTGTAAGTCTGTGGACCATGCGCACGCACCATCTTAATGACCCCCCATCCTCTTGCCATCCCCAGTTCGTCTTCAGTTCTGGAAGCGATACACATCCGCTCTGccatttgtttttcaattccaaagacacgtaca contains:
- the LOC120901421 gene encoding glutamate--cysteine ligase — protein: MGLLSEGSPLTWDETKALAQHVREHGIEQFINLFARLKDRQGDVLKWGDEVEYIIVRFDDKQRAVQVSLRAQEILAKLNEKEAADPQGVKSLWRPEYGAYMIEGTPGKPYGGLLAHFNVVEANMRYRRMEVAALLPENEFVMSITSFPRLGCPRFTFPPAVPTPDDEACAARSNFFPDEAIFPGHPRFKTLTRNIRQRRGEKVSINLPIYPDRDTQTPVEGSIPSHPSHVHMDAMGFGMGCCCLQLTFQACNISEARTLYDQLTPMCPIMLALTAASPAYRGFLTDVDCRWNVISASVDCRTREERGEEPLKNDRFRIYKSRYDSIDSYLSPAGEKYNDVPLVLDETLYKRLREGDIDHLLAQHIAHLFIRDSVSLFSEKVHQNDREDTDHFENIQSTNWQTMRFKPPPPNSPIGWRVEFRPCEAQLTDFENAAIVCFVVLLTRVILSYQLDFLIPISKVDENMQNSQKRGAVLTERFWFKKNITAIPPEEGRADGAASQAEQRQNGTADEAATSEAPADEYELMTIDQIINGKGTFPGLVPLINSYLGSMDVDADTHCTIQQYLKLIQKRASGELMTTASWIRQQVVSHPEYKHDSVISEGNCYDLLRKAKDIQDGVLACPELLGNNINSKTTDNIPAAIEKHLTKRC